A single genomic interval of Bos javanicus breed banteng chromosome 8, ARS-OSU_banteng_1.0, whole genome shotgun sequence harbors:
- the LOC133253150 gene encoding ADP-ribosylation factor 4-like: MGLTISSLFSCLLGKKQMRILMVGLDAAGKTTILYKLKLGEIVTTIPTIGFNVETVEYKNICFTVWDVGGQDKIRPLWRHYFQNTQGLIFVVDSNDRERIQEGAEELQKMLQEDELRDAVLLLFANKQDLPNAMAISEMTDKLGLQSLHNRTWCVQATCATQGTGLYEGLDWLSNELSKR; encoded by the coding sequence ATGGGCCTCAccatctcctccctcttctcctgcctcctcGGCAAGAAGCAGATGCGCATTTTAATGGTTGGATTGGACGCTGCTGGCAAGACGACCATTCTGTATAAACTGAAGTTAGGGGAGATAGTCACCACCATTCCTACCATTGGTTTTAATGTGGAAACAGTAGAATATAAGAACATTTGTTTCACAGTATGGGATGTTGGTGGTCAAGATAAAATTAGGCCTCTCTGGAGGCATTACTTTCAAAATACCCAGGGTCTTATTTTTGTGGTAGATAGCAATGATCGTGAAAGAATTCAGGAAGGAGCAGAAGAGCTGCAGAAAATGCTTCAGGAAGATGAGTTGCGAGATGCAGTGTTGCTGCTTTTTGCAAACAAACAGGACTTGCCGAATGCTATGGCCATTAGTGAAATGACAGATAAATTAGGTCTTCAGTCCCTTCATAACAGAACATGGTGTGTTCAAGCCACTTGTGCTACACAAGGAACCGGTCTGTATGAGGGACTTGACTGGCTGTCAAATGAGCTTTCAAAACGTTAA